A section of the Halopiger aswanensis genome encodes:
- a CDS encoding 3-hydroxyacyl-CoA dehydrogenase family protein encodes MVRDRIDRIGVVGAGTMGSGIAQVAATAGYDVRMRDVEQEFVENGFETIRDSLERLADRDDLEEDPETIRGRIEGTTDLEAFADCDLVIEAVLEELDVKREVFADLERVCDDDVLLGTNTSTLSITSIAGDLEHPERVIGLHFMNPVPIMEGVEVVVGEKTSDEATALAHEIAEDLEKTTWEADDKPGFVTNRILMPWINEGIRAFDEGVATKADIDRGMELGTNVPMGPLRLADHIGLDICLHASETLHEELGDRYQPAYLLKRKVEAGDLGKKTGKGFYEYE; translated from the coding sequence ATGGTACGCGATCGCATCGATCGGATCGGCGTCGTCGGCGCAGGCACGATGGGCAGCGGCATCGCACAGGTCGCCGCCACCGCCGGCTACGACGTCCGAATGCGCGACGTCGAGCAGGAGTTCGTCGAGAACGGCTTCGAGACCATCCGCGACAGCCTCGAGCGGCTCGCGGACCGCGACGACCTCGAGGAAGACCCCGAGACGATCCGCGGCCGAATCGAAGGCACGACTGACCTCGAGGCGTTCGCCGACTGTGATCTGGTGATCGAAGCCGTGCTCGAGGAACTCGACGTGAAGCGGGAGGTGTTCGCCGACCTCGAGCGCGTCTGCGACGACGACGTCCTGCTCGGGACGAACACGAGCACGCTCTCGATCACCTCGATCGCCGGCGACCTCGAGCACCCCGAGCGCGTGATCGGCCTGCACTTCATGAACCCGGTCCCGATCATGGAGGGGGTCGAGGTCGTCGTCGGCGAGAAGACGAGCGACGAGGCGACCGCTCTGGCCCACGAAATTGCCGAGGATCTGGAGAAGACCACCTGGGAGGCCGACGACAAGCCTGGCTTCGTCACCAACCGGATCCTGATGCCGTGGATCAACGAGGGCATCCGCGCCTTCGACGAGGGCGTGGCCACGAAGGCGGACATCGACCGCGGGATGGAACTCGGCACGAACGTCCCGATGGGGCCGCTGCGGCTCGCGGACCACATCGGGCTCGACATCTGCCTGCACGCTTCCGAGACGCTCCACGAGGAACTCGGCGACCGGTACCAGCCGGCTTACCTGCTCAAGCGGAAGGTCGAGGCCGGCGACCTCGGGAAGAAGACGGGCAAGGGATTCTACGAGTACGAGTAG
- a CDS encoding class 1 fructose-bisphosphatase: MTVSDPVVEEIVATISRSATEIQQGLIGRRGAVDEEGRENPTGDTQLEADVWADDLLGDRLASLEGVGQYASEERPEAVDCGPDPATEDVYAVAVDPLDGSSNLESNNAMGTIFGIYDAPLPARGETLVAAGYVLYGPITTMVIATEETVAEYELTGGERRLVERDLELPDDPVVYGFGGRVPDWTDEFESYAREIEQELKLRYGGAMIGDVNQVLTYGGIFGYPGLESRPEGKLRLQFEGNPIGYIVERAGGRSSDGEQSLLAVDPEEIHQRAPVYVGNADLIERLEDALA; encoded by the coding sequence ATGACGGTCTCCGATCCGGTCGTCGAAGAAATCGTTGCGACGATCAGCCGATCGGCGACGGAGATCCAACAGGGGCTGATCGGCCGCCGCGGCGCGGTCGACGAGGAAGGGCGCGAAAACCCGACCGGCGACACCCAGCTCGAGGCCGACGTCTGGGCGGACGACCTGCTCGGCGACCGCCTCGCCTCGCTCGAGGGCGTCGGGCAGTACGCCAGCGAGGAGCGTCCCGAGGCCGTCGACTGCGGCCCCGATCCGGCGACGGAGGACGTCTACGCGGTCGCGGTCGACCCGCTCGACGGTTCCTCGAATCTCGAGTCGAACAACGCGATGGGGACGATCTTCGGGATCTACGACGCCCCGCTGCCCGCCCGCGGCGAGACGCTCGTTGCGGCGGGGTACGTGCTCTACGGCCCGATCACGACGATGGTGATCGCGACCGAAGAGACCGTCGCCGAGTACGAACTGACCGGCGGCGAGCGCCGACTCGTCGAGCGCGACCTCGAGCTTCCCGACGACCCGGTCGTCTACGGCTTCGGCGGTCGCGTTCCCGACTGGACCGACGAGTTCGAGTCCTACGCCCGCGAGATCGAGCAGGAACTGAAACTGCGCTACGGCGGCGCGATGATCGGTGACGTCAACCAGGTGCTCACCTACGGCGGCATCTTCGGCTACCCCGGCCTCGAGTCCCGTCCCGAGGGAAAGCTCCGGCTCCAGTTCGAGGGGAACCCGATCGGCTACATCGTCGAGCGGGCGGGCGGACGCTCCTCGGACGGAGAGCAGTCGCTGCTGGCCGTCGATCCCGAGGAGATTCACCAGCGGGCGCCGGTCTACGTCGGCAACGCTGATTTGATCGAGCGACTCGAGGACGCCCTGGCGTAG
- a CDS encoding pyridoxal phosphate-dependent aminotransferase, producing the protein MNRSSAPDAEPGTESDRLAERVREIEPQQIRVMFELASEYERETPDSDLVHLEFGEPDFDTPDRVVQAAVEAARNGATNYTSNAGLPKLRDAIAAKLSSERNRAVDPDSEVVVTNGGVEALHLAIHAVADPGEEVVVPTPAWPNPISQAKLAAAVPVEVPMPADRGFEPDPERIVNAIGPDTAAVLLTSPSNPTGRVFPAEAVERVVAAAADHGAYVLADEVYRELAYAELPPRAAALTDRDEWVLSINSCSKTYAMTGWRVGWLSGPADVLSQVETIHESTTSCVNTPAQYAAVEALTGPQEPFEEMRAAFRERRDYVVDRLESIPHVSAAEPEGAFYAFIDVSAFDGSSAEIAKRLLYDYEVVAAPGTAFGAGGEGHLRLSFANDLARLETGLDRLEKMVQTELNGE; encoded by the coding sequence ATGAATCGGTCGTCCGCCCCCGACGCCGAGCCCGGAACCGAGTCGGATCGGCTCGCCGAACGCGTCCGCGAGATCGAGCCCCAGCAGATCCGCGTGATGTTCGAACTCGCGTCCGAGTACGAACGCGAAACGCCCGACAGCGACCTCGTCCACCTCGAGTTCGGCGAGCCGGACTTCGATACGCCTGACCGCGTCGTTCAGGCGGCGGTCGAGGCCGCTCGGAACGGCGCGACGAACTACACCTCGAACGCCGGGCTGCCGAAACTCAGGGACGCAATCGCAGCAAAACTCTCGAGCGAGCGGAACCGTGCCGTCGACCCGGACTCGGAGGTCGTCGTCACGAACGGCGGCGTCGAGGCGCTGCACCTCGCGATCCACGCGGTCGCCGATCCCGGCGAGGAGGTCGTCGTCCCGACGCCCGCGTGGCCGAACCCGATCTCGCAGGCGAAACTCGCCGCCGCGGTGCCCGTCGAGGTGCCGATGCCCGCCGACCGGGGATTCGAACCCGATCCCGAGCGGATCGTCAACGCGATCGGCCCGGATACTGCGGCCGTCCTGCTGACTTCCCCGTCGAATCCGACCGGCCGAGTGTTCCCCGCGGAGGCCGTCGAGCGCGTCGTCGCGGCCGCGGCCGACCACGGCGCCTACGTCCTCGCCGACGAGGTCTACCGCGAACTGGCCTACGCGGAACTGCCGCCTCGCGCCGCGGCCCTCACCGACCGCGACGAGTGGGTGCTCTCGATCAACTCCTGTTCCAAGACCTACGCGATGACCGGCTGGCGCGTCGGCTGGCTCTCCGGGCCCGCAGACGTCCTCTCGCAGGTCGAGACGATCCACGAGAGTACGACCTCCTGCGTGAACACCCCCGCGCAGTACGCCGCCGTCGAGGCGCTGACCGGCCCGCAGGAGCCGTTCGAGGAGATGCGAGCCGCCTTCCGCGAGCGCCGCGACTACGTCGTCGACCGCCTCGAGTCGATTCCCCACGTCTCCGCGGCCGAACCCGAGGGCGCCTTCTACGCCTTTATCGACGTGAGCGCGTTCGATGGCTCGAGCGCGGAGATCGCGAAGCGGCTGCTCTACGACTACGAGGTCGTCGCGGCGCCGGGGACGGCCTTCGGCGCCGGCGGCGAGGGCCACCTCCGACTGAGTTTCGCGAACGATCTGGCGCGCCTCGAGACGGGGCTGGACCGGCTCGAGAAGATGGTACAGACCGAACTGAACGGCGAGTGA
- a CDS encoding SGNH/GDSL hydrolase family protein encodes MQRDGIQFHNVGEARTAEDREGYLLQRVPEAVRHELNDGAQSRMRHPAGVELRFVPDGTASVTLSTVPGGSAPEGTVQVFWGPIQGTTEVVVGSEPTTIEVSPPETLADLEPAAREKLAFDPRVCRIRLPGEHRGGPMVYHGLEGDVRPPREDELPDRRYLAYGTSITEGEAPSAEHLTYVGQTARRLDADLINLGSCGTAYCDAAIADHIAGRDDWDVATLSISINMVGTFSTDEFRERAEHLIDRVAAAHPEKPVVPITIFRNGWDVSQGAGESGDADECERFREELRAVVAETSHDNVHLLEGPELLPTIEGLTTDLVHPGDNAMITMGENLAAELEELLEA; translated from the coding sequence ATGCAACGCGATGGCATTCAGTTCCACAACGTCGGCGAGGCCCGGACGGCCGAGGACCGAGAGGGGTACCTGCTGCAACGCGTTCCGGAGGCGGTCCGGCACGAACTCAACGACGGCGCGCAGTCGCGGATGCGCCACCCTGCAGGCGTCGAACTGCGGTTCGTCCCCGATGGAACCGCGTCGGTGACGCTCTCGACGGTACCCGGCGGGAGCGCCCCGGAGGGCACCGTCCAGGTCTTCTGGGGGCCGATCCAGGGCACGACGGAGGTCGTCGTCGGCTCGGAACCGACGACCATCGAGGTCTCGCCGCCCGAAACGCTCGCCGACCTCGAGCCCGCGGCCCGCGAGAAGTTGGCGTTCGATCCCCGCGTCTGCCGGATCCGGCTGCCGGGCGAACACCGCGGCGGGCCGATGGTCTACCACGGCCTCGAGGGCGACGTGCGCCCGCCCCGCGAGGACGAGTTACCGGACCGGCGGTACCTCGCGTACGGCACCTCGATCACCGAGGGCGAGGCTCCGTCGGCGGAGCACCTGACCTACGTCGGACAGACGGCGCGTCGGCTGGACGCTGATCTGATCAACCTCGGCTCCTGCGGGACGGCCTACTGCGACGCGGCGATCGCCGATCACATCGCCGGGCGCGACGACTGGGACGTCGCGACGCTCTCGATCTCCATCAACATGGTCGGCACGTTCTCCACCGACGAGTTCCGCGAGCGAGCCGAGCACCTGATCGATCGGGTCGCCGCCGCACACCCCGAGAAACCGGTCGTCCCGATCACCATCTTCCGGAACGGGTGGGACGTCAGCCAGGGTGCCGGTGAGTCGGGCGACGCCGACGAGTGCGAGCGGTTCCGCGAGGAACTGCGCGCTGTCGTCGCCGAGACATCCCACGACAACGTCCACCTGCTCGAGGGGCCCGAACTGCTGCCGACGATCGAGGGGCTCACCACCGATCTGGTTCATCCCGGGGACAACGCGATGATCACGATGGGCGAGAACCTCGCGGCGGAACTCGAGGAGTTGCTCGAGGCGTAA
- a CDS encoding class I fructose-bisphosphate aldolase has product MLPIDDSPIVRDGKSLILAMDHGLEHGPVDFEEVPEKLDPSTVFETATHDAVTAMAVQKGIAEGYYPSYEDDVNLLAKLNGTSNLWMGEPDSPVNWSVDYAAEIGADAVGFTVYSGSNHEVEMFEEFREVQEQARDYDLPVVMWSYPRGQGLKNDTKPSTISYATRIALELGADIAKVKYPGSAEAMQHACKAAGDMNVVMSGGSKTDDYEFLSTVEAAVNAGCCGLAVGRNVWQREDPTRILDALEKVIYEEETADAALEATE; this is encoded by the coding sequence ATGCTTCCCATCGACGACTCCCCGATCGTCCGCGACGGCAAATCACTGATTCTCGCGATGGACCACGGGTTGGAACACGGCCCGGTCGACTTCGAGGAGGTCCCCGAGAAACTCGATCCGTCGACGGTCTTCGAAACGGCGACCCACGACGCCGTCACCGCGATGGCCGTCCAGAAGGGGATCGCCGAGGGGTACTACCCGAGCTACGAGGACGACGTGAACCTGCTGGCGAAGCTAAACGGCACCTCGAACCTCTGGATGGGCGAACCCGACTCGCCGGTCAACTGGTCGGTCGACTACGCCGCCGAAATCGGCGCCGACGCGGTCGGGTTCACCGTCTACAGCGGCTCGAACCACGAGGTCGAGATGTTCGAGGAGTTCCGCGAGGTCCAGGAGCAAGCCCGCGACTACGACCTGCCGGTCGTCATGTGGTCCTACCCCCGCGGCCAGGGGCTGAAAAACGACACCAAGCCCTCGACGATCTCGTACGCAACTCGTATCGCCCTCGAGCTCGGCGCCGACATCGCGAAGGTCAAGTATCCCGGCAGCGCCGAAGCGATGCAACACGCCTGCAAGGCCGCCGGTGACATGAACGTCGTCATGAGCGGCGGCTCGAAGACCGACGACTACGAGTTCCTCTCGACCGTCGAAGCCGCCGTCAACGCCGGCTGCTGCGGGCTCGCCGTCGGCCGCAACGTCTGGCAGCGCGAGGATCCCACGCGCATCCTCGACGCCCTCGAGAAGGTCATCTACGAGGAGGAAACGGCCGACGCCGCGCTCGAGGCGACCGAATAG